In Paenibacillus sonchi, a single genomic region encodes these proteins:
- a CDS encoding FkbM family methyltransferase produces the protein MEFFCDKNPIKQKENYCGLPVISPEQLITNHKDDIVVIATLQYNNEIYSELIELGFSKENILFFNSDPYSLTHFLNEKQYFEESIVAPNENEVFVDAGCFDFGNSLVFKKWSNNSYEKIYAFEPDPLNYKKCKEVILEKGVKNVEMINAGLWSENTTLHFNADGSGGSSIEMDGTSNVNVVSLDSVLNGQRASFIKMDIEGAELEALKGAKDTILKYRPRLAICIYHKPEDIIEIPLYLQSLIPDYKFYIRHYSNYTIETVLYAI, from the coding sequence ATGGAGTTTTTTTGTGATAAAAACCCAATCAAACAAAAGGAGAACTATTGTGGTCTCCCCGTAATATCTCCAGAGCAATTAATAACAAATCATAAAGATGACATTGTTGTAATTGCTACTTTACAATACAACAATGAAATATATAGTGAACTAATCGAATTAGGCTTCAGTAAAGAAAATATTCTCTTTTTCAATAGTGATCCGTACTCCTTGACACATTTTTTAAATGAAAAGCAGTATTTTGAAGAATCTATAGTAGCACCAAATGAAAATGAGGTTTTTGTAGATGCCGGATGTTTTGATTTCGGCAACTCGCTCGTATTTAAAAAATGGTCTAATAATAGCTATGAAAAAATTTATGCATTTGAACCTGATCCATTAAACTACAAAAAATGTAAAGAAGTTATTCTTGAAAAAGGCGTTAAAAACGTTGAGATGATTAATGCCGGTTTATGGAGTGAAAACACAACTCTTCACTTTAATGCTGATGGAAGTGGTGGTTCGTCTATCGAAATGGATGGAACCAGTAATGTTAATGTGGTTAGTTTGGATAGTGTTTTAAATGGTCAAAGGGCTTCATTTATAAAAATGGATATTGAAGGTGCTGAACTTGAAGCTTTAAAAGGAGCAAAAGATACTATTTTAAAATATCGCCCGAGGTTGGCGATTTGTATCTATCATAAACCAGAGGATATTATAGAAATTCCTCTTTATCTGCAAAGCTTGATTCCTGATTATAAATTTTATATCAGGCATTATAGTAACTATACGATTGAAACTGTTTTGTATGCTATATAG